A window of Acinetobacter sp. TR3 contains these coding sequences:
- a CDS encoding LpxL/LpxP family acyltransferase: MSQKQSYIPGEFQWEFLLPKYWKIWIAITFLMLLAILPWAIQWRLAHGLASLCWHLLKSRRKTTIRNLEVCFPEWSPVEVEVQAKQVFVDMMLGVFETLNAWYCPNWFKGRHSIEGLEHINSAKAQGKSILLLGTHSTLLDAGGYICAQYFEPDVVYRPQNNPMLDMLIYRCRATIYQQQIDHDDMRGLVRRLKDGGAIWYSPDQDFGLKQGVMAPFFGVPAATVTAHRRLLKISKSVAIPLYFYRYGDVRNPQYKVLIEPIVENMPSENELDDAIRVNRIIEAQLRIAPTQWMWFHRRFKTRAEGYEKIY, from the coding sequence ATGAGTCAAAAGCAGTCTTATATCCCTGGCGAGTTTCAATGGGAATTTTTACTCCCTAAGTATTGGAAAATCTGGATCGCCATCACTTTTCTCATGCTCTTAGCAATCTTACCTTGGGCAATTCAATGGCGCTTGGCACATGGTTTAGCCTCATTATGCTGGCACTTGCTCAAATCACGTCGAAAAACCACAATCAGAAATCTGGAAGTTTGCTTCCCTGAATGGTCTCCTGTTGAGGTTGAAGTACAAGCAAAACAAGTGTTTGTCGACATGATGTTGGGTGTATTTGAAACATTAAATGCTTGGTATTGTCCAAATTGGTTTAAAGGACGCCATAGTATTGAAGGTCTAGAGCACATCAACTCAGCCAAAGCACAAGGCAAAAGTATCTTATTGCTAGGTACACACAGTACTTTATTGGATGCAGGTGGTTATATTTGTGCTCAATATTTTGAGCCTGATGTGGTCTATCGTCCACAGAATAATCCGATGTTGGATATGCTGATTTATCGTTGTCGCGCAACCATTTATCAACAGCAAATTGATCATGATGATATGCGTGGCTTGGTTCGTCGCTTAAAAGATGGCGGTGCGATTTGGTATAGTCCAGACCAAGATTTTGGCTTAAAACAAGGTGTCATGGCGCCTTTTTTCGGTGTTCCTGCTGCCACTGTTACTGCACATCGTCGTCTATTAAAAATCTCCAAATCTGTTGCAATCCCGCTTTATTTTTATCGTTATGGTGATGTTCGTAATCCACAATACAAAGTTCTGATTGAGCCTATTGTTGAAAATATGCCCAGTGAAAATGAACTCGATGATGCAATTCGGGTGAATAGAATCATTGAGGCTCAATTGCGTATCGCACCAACTCAATGGATGTGGTTTCACCGTAGATTCAAAACCCGAGCAGAAGGTTACGAGAAAATTTATTAA
- a CDS encoding O-acetyl-ADP-ribose deacetylase, translating into MKSIKIMKGDITQITVDAIVNAANTSLLGGGGVDGAIHRRGGVAILADCQKIRAKQGGCAVGEAVMTTAGNLPAKYVIHTVGPTWLNGEKNEPILLENAYRNSFKLADHLGLKTIAFPNISTGIYRFPKQRAAQIAFTVINDELKQSQSVQEVIFVCFDDENFNIYHSLKDDFEI; encoded by the coding sequence TTGAAAAGTATAAAAATAATGAAAGGAGATATTACCCAAATCACGGTAGATGCAATTGTTAATGCGGCCAATACTTCACTATTAGGTGGTGGAGGTGTAGATGGTGCAATTCATCGTCGTGGTGGTGTAGCGATTTTGGCAGATTGTCAAAAGATTCGTGCCAAGCAAGGTGGTTGTGCAGTTGGCGAAGCGGTCATGACCACCGCGGGGAATCTACCAGCAAAATATGTGATTCATACTGTTGGACCAACATGGTTAAATGGTGAGAAAAACGAACCAATTTTATTAGAAAATGCTTATCGTAATAGTTTTAAACTCGCTGATCATCTGGGTTTAAAAACAATCGCCTTTCCAAATATTTCAACAGGAATTTATCGGTTTCCTAAACAGCGTGCTGCTCAAATCGCTTTTACAGTGATTAATGACGAGTTAAAACAAAGTCAGTCAGTCCAAGAAGTAATTTTTGTTTGTTTTGATGATGAAAATTTTAATATTTATCATTCATTAAAAGATGATTTTGAAATCTAA
- a CDS encoding ATP-binding cassette domain-containing protein, with amino-acid sequence MAYITLRDVHLAFGGPALLDGANFNLERGERVCLIGRNGEGKSTLLKLIEGSLLPDTGEVSIQNGLTVSMLAQDVPMDSGKVADIVADGAGEAAAVLKAYHEASDACVLGDMEACDHMGMLQHKLDQLDGWALENKVNSILSKMGLDPNADLADLSGGRKRRVLLARALLTQPDVLLLDEPTNHLDVESIEWLEKFLLDQNNLTLLFISHDRSFVDSIATRIVELDRGILRSYEGNYSRYLDLKAQQMEAEEKQNALFDKKLAEEEAWIRQGIKARRTRNEGRVRALKDLREQSKARRSQQGKVSMATQDANRSGKLVFEIEHLSVTFGDNAPIIKDFSALVLRGDRIGLVGDNGVGKTTLIKAILGEIEHAGSVKTGTQLEVAYFDQLRNALDLEKTVMANVSEGSDFVDVNGNRRHIYSYLQDFLFSPERARTPVKALSGGERNRILLAKLLLKPSNLIVMDEPTNDLDMVTLELLEEMLSEYKGTLLLISHDRAFMDNVVTSTWVFDGKGNIDEYVGGYQDYLEQRPDDKVVDQKSDVKKAQAKAEAAAAAASAPKKVKLSYKDQRELEQLPAEMEKLEKEQAELSAKLADGSWFVSDANAATLASQRLAEIEESLLEKLERWDILENMSKGN; translated from the coding sequence ATGGCCTATATTACTTTAAGGGATGTCCACCTCGCATTTGGTGGGCCTGCCCTACTCGACGGCGCGAACTTTAACCTAGAACGTGGCGAACGAGTCTGTTTAATCGGTCGTAATGGTGAAGGTAAGTCTACTTTACTTAAACTGATTGAGGGAAGCTTATTGCCTGATACAGGTGAAGTTTCAATTCAAAATGGTTTAACTGTTTCAATGTTAGCCCAAGATGTACCAATGGACTCAGGTAAAGTGGCTGATATCGTGGCAGATGGCGCAGGTGAAGCGGCGGCTGTACTTAAAGCGTATCACGAGGCAAGTGATGCTTGTGTGTTGGGTGATATGGAAGCCTGTGATCATATGGGAATGTTACAACACAAGCTTGATCAGCTTGATGGTTGGGCATTAGAAAATAAAGTAAATTCGATTCTCAGTAAAATGGGACTTGATCCAAATGCCGATCTTGCAGATTTATCGGGTGGTCGTAAACGTCGCGTATTATTGGCACGTGCATTACTGACTCAACCAGATGTGCTATTACTCGATGAACCTACCAACCATTTAGATGTAGAAAGTATTGAATGGTTAGAGAAATTCCTGCTTGATCAAAATAATCTAACCTTATTATTTATCTCACATGACCGTTCATTTGTGGATAGCATTGCAACCCGTATTGTTGAACTAGATCGTGGTATTTTACGTAGCTATGAAGGTAACTATTCACGCTATTTAGATCTTAAAGCACAGCAAATGGAAGCAGAAGAAAAACAAAATGCTTTATTTGATAAAAAATTAGCTGAAGAAGAAGCATGGATTCGTCAAGGCATCAAGGCTCGTCGTACACGTAATGAAGGTCGTGTTCGTGCACTAAAAGATTTACGTGAGCAATCTAAAGCTCGTCGCTCGCAACAAGGCAAAGTCAGCATGGCGACCCAAGATGCCAATCGTTCAGGTAAATTGGTATTTGAAATTGAACATTTAAGTGTCACCTTTGGTGATAATGCGCCGATTATCAAAGATTTCTCAGCACTGGTTCTTCGTGGAGATCGTATCGGTTTAGTGGGCGATAATGGTGTCGGTAAAACCACACTGATTAAAGCTATTTTGGGTGAAATCGAACACGCAGGTTCAGTTAAAACAGGTACTCAATTAGAAGTTGCTTATTTTGATCAACTACGTAACGCCTTAGACCTTGAAAAAACAGTGATGGCCAACGTTTCTGAAGGTTCTGATTTTGTTGATGTAAATGGTAACCGTCGTCATATCTATAGTTATTTACAAGACTTTTTATTCTCACCAGAGCGTGCACGTACACCAGTGAAAGCACTGTCGGGTGGTGAGAGAAACCGTATCTTATTGGCAAAACTGTTATTGAAACCATCGAACTTAATCGTGATGGATGAGCCTACCAATGACTTAGATATGGTGACACTTGAGTTGCTTGAAGAGATGTTATCTGAGTATAAAGGCACTTTGTTATTGATCTCACATGACCGTGCCTTTATGGATAATGTCGTGACTTCAACGTGGGTTTTTGACGGCAAAGGTAATATTGATGAATACGTTGGTGGTTATCAAGATTACTTAGAACAACGCCCAGATGACAAAGTTGTCGATCAAAAAAGTGATGTTAAGAAAGCGCAAGCCAAAGCAGAAGCGGCTGCCGCCGCGGCATCAGCGCCTAAAAAAGTCAAACTCAGTTATAAAGACCAACGTGAGTTAGAACAACTTCCTGCTGAAATGGAAAAACTTGAAAAAGAACAAGCAGAACTTTCAGCAAAGCTTGCAGATGGTTCTTGGTTTGTCTCTGACGCTAATGCTGCAACTTTGGCGAGTCAACGTTTAGCAGAAATTGAAGAATCTTTGCTTGAGAAGTTGGAACGTTGGGACATCTTAGAAAATATGTCGAAAGGCAATTAA
- a CDS encoding SlyX family protein → MTKQQNCDDHASLSAPIEDLQVRIAFLDDLVEQLNEQLAIQTQEIAILKKQMQLLYRRVESSDLSEGIAPFDPMSDKPPHY, encoded by the coding sequence ATGACTAAACAACAAAATTGTGATGATCACGCGTCATTGTCCGCACCCATTGAAGATTTGCAAGTCCGAATTGCATTTTTAGACGATTTAGTTGAACAATTGAATGAACAGCTTGCGATTCAGACTCAAGAAATCGCAATTTTAAAAAAACAAATGCAACTTTTATATCGTCGAGTTGAATCATCAGATTTATCAGAAGGGATTGCGCCTTTTGATCCAATGAGTGATAAACCACCGCATTATTGA
- the topA gene encoding type I DNA topoisomerase, which produces MANTPRSASKSTAAPASAATKRALVIVESPAKAKTINKYLGSQFVVKSSVGHVRDLPTGGGAKSTEKKPVTRAKLTEEQKAEKAQTALINRMGVDPEHDWIAQYEVLPGKEHVVAELKKLAKDADAIYLATDLDREGEAIAWHLREVIGGDDSRYHRVVFNEITKNAIQEAFKQPTRLDLNRVNAQQARRFLDRVVGFMVSPLLWEKIARGLSAGRVQSVAVKLVVEREREIRAFIPEEYWQVFADTLSKKDDIRLEAVKQAGKTLKLKNKAETDALLSVLKDAEYKVALREDKPTKVNPSAPYITSTLQQAASTRLGFSVKKTMMLAQRLYEGGFITYMRTDSTFLSDDAVNMVRNHIQQNFGEKYVPAKPNRYGNKAGAQEAHEAIRPSDVGLTGDKLAGVERDAQRLYDLIWRQFVACQMTPAEYLSSTLTVEASNVELKAKGRTLVFDGFTRVRGANKSDDDILLPAVKVGEVLKLEKLDPSQHFTKPPARFTEASLVKELEKKGIGRPSTYAAIISTIQERGYVKLENRRLFAEKMGEIVTDRLDESFNNLMNYAFTADLEGQLDRVATGERNWKELLDTFYGDFKKRLTNAQGESGMRRNQPVEVADVSCPECSRPMQVRTGTTGVFLGCSGYNLPPKERCKGTLNLTPVESLAALSDDDGAETADLMSKHRCSKCGTAMDSYVVDGGRKLHVCGNNPDCDGYEVEEGEFKIKGYDGPTIPCDKCDGDMQLKTGRFGPYFACSSCDNTRKVLKSGQPAPPRVDPIKMEHLRSAKYDDFFVLRDGAAGLFLAASKFPKIRETRAPKVAELRSVAEQLDPKYQFLLEAPDVDPEGNPTVVKFSRKNQAQYVGSETAEGKQTKWSLVFQDGKWVEA; this is translated from the coding sequence ATGGCGAATACTCCACGCTCTGCTTCAAAAAGCACAGCAGCACCAGCCTCTGCTGCAACGAAACGTGCCTTAGTGATTGTGGAGTCGCCTGCAAAAGCGAAAACCATTAATAAATATCTAGGGTCACAATTTGTGGTGAAGTCGTCGGTGGGTCATGTACGTGATCTACCAACAGGCGGTGGGGCAAAGTCTACTGAAAAAAAGCCTGTAACACGCGCTAAACTTACAGAAGAACAGAAAGCTGAGAAAGCTCAAACTGCACTTATTAATCGTATGGGGGTTGATCCTGAACATGACTGGATTGCGCAATATGAAGTGCTTCCAGGTAAAGAACATGTCGTCGCTGAACTAAAAAAACTTGCCAAAGATGCTGATGCAATCTATCTCGCAACGGATTTGGATAGAGAAGGAGAAGCGATTGCTTGGCATTTAAGAGAAGTAATTGGCGGTGATGACAGTCGTTACCATCGTGTGGTGTTTAACGAGATTACGAAAAATGCCATTCAGGAAGCGTTTAAACAGCCAACACGTCTTGATTTAAATCGAGTGAACGCTCAGCAAGCACGTCGTTTCCTTGACCGTGTGGTGGGCTTTATGGTGTCGCCACTGTTGTGGGAAAAAATTGCCCGTGGTTTATCGGCAGGCCGTGTGCAATCGGTTGCGGTCAAACTGGTGGTCGAGCGTGAACGTGAAATCCGTGCCTTTATCCCAGAAGAATACTGGCAAGTTTTTGCAGATACTTTGTCGAAGAAAGATGACATTCGTCTTGAAGCGGTTAAACAAGCCGGTAAGACGCTTAAACTTAAAAATAAAGCTGAAACCGATGCGCTATTAAGCGTATTAAAAGATGCTGAATATAAAGTTGCATTACGTGAAGATAAACCTACCAAGGTTAATCCAAGTGCACCGTATATCACGTCGACTCTTCAACAAGCAGCAAGTACCCGTCTAGGTTTCTCTGTAAAGAAAACCATGATGCTGGCGCAGCGTTTGTATGAAGGTGGTTTTATTACCTATATGCGTACTGACTCAACATTCTTGAGTGATGATGCGGTCAATATGGTACGTAATCATATTCAGCAAAATTTTGGTGAAAAATATGTTCCTGCCAAGCCAAACCGTTATGGCAATAAAGCAGGCGCGCAAGAAGCCCATGAAGCGATTCGTCCATCAGATGTTGGATTGACGGGGGATAAACTTGCAGGCGTTGAGCGTGATGCTCAGCGTTTATATGATTTGATCTGGCGTCAATTTGTCGCTTGTCAAATGACACCAGCAGAATACCTGTCTTCGACTTTGACGGTTGAAGCATCAAATGTTGAATTAAAAGCCAAAGGCCGTACCTTGGTATTTGATGGCTTTACCCGTGTTCGTGGTGCCAATAAATCAGATGATGATATTTTATTGCCTGCGGTGAAAGTCGGCGAAGTACTCAAGTTAGAAAAACTTGATCCAAGCCAGCATTTTACCAAACCACCTGCACGCTTTACAGAAGCATCTTTGGTGAAAGAATTAGAGAAAAAAGGCATTGGCCGTCCATCGACTTATGCTGCGATTATCTCGACCATTCAAGAACGTGGTTATGTGAAGCTGGAAAACCGTCGTCTCTTTGCAGAGAAGATGGGCGAGATTGTCACCGACCGTCTTGATGAAAGTTTTAATAACCTGATGAATTATGCATTCACTGCAGATTTAGAAGGTCAGTTAGACCGTGTGGCGACAGGTGAGCGTAATTGGAAAGAGTTGCTGGATACCTTCTACGGTGACTTCAAGAAACGTTTGACCAATGCGCAGGGTGAAAGCGGCATGCGCCGTAATCAGCCTGTCGAAGTTGCTGATGTATCTTGTCCTGAATGTTCGCGTCCAATGCAAGTTCGTACTGGAACAACGGGTGTATTCTTGGGGTGTTCAGGTTATAACCTGCCACCGAAAGAGCGTTGTAAAGGCACACTTAACTTAACACCAGTCGAGTCTTTGGCGGCATTGTCGGATGATGATGGTGCTGAAACTGCTGATTTGATGTCGAAACACCGTTGTTCTAAATGCGGTACAGCAATGGACAGTTATGTAGTCGATGGTGGTCGTAAATTGCATGTTTGTGGTAATAACCCAGATTGTGATGGTTACGAAGTCGAAGAAGGCGAATTCAAGATTAAGGGCTATGACGGTCCAACCATTCCATGTGATAAATGTGATGGTGATATGCAGTTAAAGACAGGTCGTTTTGGTCCGTACTTCGCTTGTTCAAGCTGTGACAATACCCGTAAAGTATTAAAGAGCGGTCAACCAGCACCGCCGCGTGTTGATCCAATCAAAATGGAACACTTACGTTCAGCCAAGTATGATGATTTCTTCGTGTTACGTGATGGTGCGGCAGGTCTGTTCTTAGCAGCCAGCAAATTTCCGAAAATTCGTGAAACACGTGCACCGAAAGTGGCTGAATTACGTAGTGTTGCTGAGCAGCTTGATCCGAAATATCAGTTCTTGTTAGAAGCACCAGATGTCGATCCAGAAGGCAATCCAACGGTAGTGAAATTCAGCCGTAAGAACCAAGCACAGTATGTAGGTTCTGAAACCGCTGAAGGGAAGCAAACCAAGTGGAGTCTAGTGTTCCAAGATGGGAAATGGGTAGAAGCTTAG
- a CDS encoding HdeD family acid-resistance protein, translated as MMKTVGNDLIRNQLHADRKWYLLLGVLLVVFGLILLAALPFATLSAVLLFGVLMMLGGILHFIAAFMVFKGGTRWLWALFSVLYLAAGYFAFTTPVITAVVLTSFLAIALIIAGVIRTANAFILRPISGWGWVLFSGILTLLTGVLILSSPDSPFWVLGIFLAIDILFQGINYLTFAGAIKQLPHSSTTI; from the coding sequence ATGATGAAAACCGTGGGTAATGATTTGATTCGTAATCAGCTCCACGCTGACCGTAAATGGTATCTGTTATTGGGTGTGTTATTGGTTGTTTTCGGTTTAATTCTTTTAGCAGCTTTACCATTCGCAACTTTATCTGCTGTACTTTTATTTGGTGTCTTAATGATGCTTGGTGGCATTTTACATTTTATTGCCGCATTTATGGTATTTAAAGGGGGCACACGTTGGTTGTGGGCTTTGTTTAGTGTGCTATATCTAGCCGCTGGTTACTTTGCTTTTACCACACCTGTGATTACTGCGGTGGTCTTAACCAGCTTCTTAGCGATTGCGCTTATTATTGCAGGGGTGATCCGAACTGCAAATGCATTTATTCTTAGACCGATTTCTGGTTGGGGGTGGGTACTGTTTTCAGGCATCTTGACTTTATTAACTGGGGTTCTGATTTTATCATCACCTGATTCACCGTTTTGGGTGTTGGGGATCTTCCTTGCAATTGATATTTTATTCCAAGGGATTAATTACCTGACTTTTGCGGGTGCAATTAAGCAGTTACCACATAGCTCAACCACAATTTAA
- a CDS encoding ATP-dependent helicase — protein sequence MTLAKLIDELNPQQKQAATTTAQNCLVLAGAGCGKTKTIVARAAYLIDQGLPAQQIQILTFTRRAASEIVTRVEQHMGAQAKGLRASTFHTFCMYLLRRNPRAFGLTQFSIIDRDDQLLMFRLLRGKDKGNVLPKAAELCDLYSYARNTKTKLSDALVEQLPQALEYKAQIAELMKAYEQRKQERNFLDYDDILSIVAVHLQSSPELVKWVTGFCSALLVDEMQDTNPLQWALLQPMVGKVKLFCVGDDAQSIYGFRGADFENIHHFKERVPDAEILTLEMNYRSTQGILDLSNWLLEQSQIGYDKHLQAYRGKGLKPQLHILSNEFEEANWIIQDLNRRHMQGAAWAEHMVLLRSGFSGRYLEGALIAANIPYRFVGGVKLLESAHVKDVLSLLRVSVNPQDDLAWMRFLTLWDGVGDVGASKLAQELIQLPDIEARCQRLERHGKVPQQAILILMQLDVLQQHVEACIGLALDALNEQLENNYKTKDWSRRVKDFDLVKQLARKHSALGEFLEEYVLDPISISEIDKTPDQDLVTLITIHSAKGAEQKVCYVPHVSPNQYPHARAQGDFDDVEEERRVLYVALTRAEDELILTKQNLNLWSQDQYDELGRKIESYFLNDLPQHLVDVQIHRDIPHGYGQSNRSRTAAINLGFGIDFD from the coding sequence ATGACGCTTGCCAAGCTAATTGATGAACTGAATCCACAACAAAAACAAGCAGCCACAACCACGGCACAAAATTGTTTGGTCTTGGCTGGAGCAGGTTGTGGTAAAACCAAAACCATCGTGGCAAGAGCAGCATATTTAATTGATCAAGGTTTGCCAGCACAACAAATTCAGATTCTAACTTTTACCCGACGTGCGGCTAGTGAAATTGTCACGCGGGTGGAACAACATATGGGCGCACAGGCCAAAGGTTTACGTGCATCAACCTTTCATACTTTTTGTATGTATCTTTTGCGCCGTAATCCACGTGCTTTTGGGTTGACCCAGTTCAGTATTATTGATCGAGATGATCAGTTGCTGATGTTCCGTCTGTTACGGGGTAAAGACAAGGGCAATGTGTTGCCGAAAGCGGCCGAATTGTGTGATCTCTATTCCTATGCGCGTAATACCAAAACTAAATTGTCAGATGCATTGGTTGAGCAGTTACCCCAAGCGCTTGAGTATAAAGCTCAAATTGCTGAATTGATGAAAGCCTATGAGCAACGCAAGCAAGAACGTAATTTTCTAGATTATGATGACATCCTATCTATTGTTGCCGTGCATTTGCAAAGTTCACCAGAGTTAGTGAAGTGGGTCACTGGTTTTTGCTCTGCCTTATTGGTTGATGAAATGCAGGATACCAATCCACTGCAATGGGCTTTGTTACAGCCGATGGTGGGCAAGGTCAAATTGTTTTGTGTCGGCGATGATGCGCAGTCAATTTATGGCTTTCGTGGCGCAGATTTTGAAAATATTCATCATTTTAAAGAACGAGTGCCTGATGCCGAAATACTGACTTTGGAAATGAATTATCGTTCGACCCAAGGTATTTTAGATTTATCCAATTGGCTGCTGGAGCAGAGCCAAATTGGATATGACAAACATCTACAGGCTTATCGGGGCAAAGGGTTAAAGCCACAACTGCATATCTTGAGCAATGAGTTTGAAGAAGCCAATTGGATTATTCAGGACTTGAATCGTCGTCATATGCAAGGTGCGGCTTGGGCAGAACATATGGTGTTGTTGCGCTCAGGTTTTAGTGGACGTTATTTGGAAGGTGCTTTGATTGCAGCCAATATCCCTTATCGTTTTGTTGGTGGGGTAAAACTGCTTGAATCGGCGCATGTTAAAGATGTCTTGAGCTTGCTTCGGGTCAGTGTTAATCCACAGGATGATTTGGCTTGGATGCGTTTCCTGACGCTTTGGGATGGCGTGGGTGATGTGGGTGCTAGTAAATTGGCGCAAGAACTGATTCAACTGCCTGATATCGAAGCCCGTTGCCAACGTTTAGAGCGACATGGCAAAGTACCACAACAGGCGATTTTAATTTTGATGCAGCTCGATGTATTGCAGCAGCATGTTGAAGCTTGTATAGGCCTTGCACTGGATGCGCTAAATGAACAGCTGGAAAATAACTATAAAACTAAAGATTGGTCACGCCGTGTTAAAGACTTTGATTTGGTCAAGCAATTGGCACGTAAACACAGTGCTCTTGGGGAGTTCTTAGAGGAATACGTACTTGATCCAATTTCTATCTCAGAAATTGATAAAACGCCTGACCAAGATTTAGTGACGCTGATTACCATCCATTCAGCCAAGGGTGCTGAACAAAAAGTCTGTTATGTGCCACATGTTTCTCCAAATCAATATCCTCATGCACGTGCACAAGGCGATTTTGATGATGTTGAAGAAGAGCGTCGTGTGCTGTATGTGGCCTTAACACGTGCAGAAGATGAATTGATTTTGACCAAACAGAATTTAAATTTATGGTCACAAGATCAATATGATGAGCTAGGAAGAAAAATAGAAAGTTACTTCCTCAATGATTTACCTCAACATTTAGTCGATGTTCAGATTCATCGAGATATTCCACATGGCTATGGCCAAAGCAATCGTTCTCGCACGGCTGCAATCAATTTAGGTTTTGGGATTGATTTCGATTAA
- a CDS encoding RNA recognition motif domain-containing protein — protein MKILVRNLDRNVTDAEILDLFKAYGKVESCVVVKDEATGKSKGFGFVEMPNPREAIKAIKGLNTLKVKSQGIRVKAADDKA, from the coding sequence ATGAAAATTTTAGTTCGTAATTTAGACCGTAATGTGACTGATGCGGAAATTCTCGACTTATTCAAAGCATATGGAAAAGTTGAGTCTTGTGTCGTGGTCAAAGACGAAGCAACGGGGAAATCGAAAGGTTTTGGTTTTGTTGAAATGCCAAATCCACGTGAAGCGATTAAAGCAATTAAAGGTTTAAACACCTTGAAAGTAAAAAGCCAAGGCATTCGTGTCAAAGCTGCGGACGATAAAGCTTAA
- a CDS encoding ASCH domain-containing protein, with translation MLKQYTALSIVAPNAERIVKKIKTLEVRSWQPEMLPLKDLRIVENQHFLLNDGDEDVGFAVALVDIESVHPWQSDEVGAACATYWAEGYLAWVIRNIRPIDPPIQVMAKRKLYRIELML, from the coding sequence ATGTTAAAGCAATATACTGCTTTATCAATTGTTGCACCAAATGCTGAGCGAATAGTGAAGAAAATAAAAACGCTTGAAGTTCGCTCATGGCAACCTGAAATGTTGCCATTGAAAGATTTGAGGATTGTAGAGAATCAACACTTTCTTTTGAATGATGGGGATGAAGACGTTGGTTTTGCCGTTGCACTGGTAGATATTGAATCAGTGCATCCATGGCAATCTGATGAAGTTGGCGCAGCTTGTGCAACGTATTGGGCTGAAGGATATTTGGCTTGGGTCATTCGCAATATCCGTCCGATTGATCCACCGATTCAAGTTATGGCCAAGCGAAAACTTTATCGTATCGAATTGATGTTGTGA
- a CDS encoding DUF6586 family protein has translation MSRVARYHADRTNQKLYFARLACQQAEQTEHIQQAQAYREAAVFHLHGAILAFLQELVRYYRLNDLQPTFKSIEEQMAVKGQVSPEVSVLQQLAKDGFIAELKRAYRLCQYAPEPTAPEPENETSSNLIIKVTQSPQAWLPDAKILREWHRELSHLIDGFRNEMVEF, from the coding sequence ATGTCTCGTGTTGCTCGCTACCATGCTGATCGTACCAATCAAAAATTGTATTTTGCCCGACTTGCATGTCAACAAGCTGAGCAAACTGAACATATTCAACAAGCACAGGCATATCGAGAGGCAGCAGTATTTCATTTACACGGGGCAATTTTAGCGTTTTTACAAGAATTGGTGCGTTATTATCGTTTAAATGATTTACAACCGACGTTTAAGTCGATTGAAGAACAGATGGCAGTTAAAGGACAAGTCTCACCAGAAGTTTCAGTATTACAGCAACTTGCTAAAGATGGTTTTATTGCAGAACTCAAACGTGCGTATCGTTTATGTCAGTACGCACCAGAGCCAACAGCTCCAGAGCCTGAAAATGAGACCTCATCGAATTTGATTATTAAGGTGACTCAAAGTCCTCAAGCATGGTTACCCGATGCGAAAATATTACGAGAATGGCATAGAGAGTTAAGTCATTTGATTGACGGTTTTCGTAATGAAATGGTTGAGTTTTAA